The Anoplolepis gracilipes chromosome 7, ASM4749672v1, whole genome shotgun sequence genome segment AGATGTAAGTAAGAAAAACATGAATTTcacatataaatgcatataattcgcctgtaaattttatatttacatatacatacacacacatcatatgcatacatatacatcaaatattttattacatatttcaaaaataaaaaaggaaaaaaagagaaaaattgagaccaaatatatattataagacgGAATTACTGTTgtgaatttttagttatatccggatataaatattcttgatagacagagtaattatatttaaattatcacttgtttaaaatttctcaaCTGGTAATAAATGGACGCGTATTTGCGCATTTATCTAATTGATTAGATTAAtcaattagaataatattaaaaaataaatccatGATTTATTGGTCTGTTTTTTTGGTCACTtcgtaagtttttttatttagtatgtttattagaaattgtaaatttgtatatacatgaaatgtatggaaataaattttaattaaggacTTTTTTACGAAAGATACAAAGAGAGTTGTCACaatttaatcgatataaatagaaatagcaTGTTTGAGCATCATAAAAATggcattatatattaaatatgtaaaaaaatacataaaacattgaacaattaaattatgcgTGATATCCGATCgatttacaaatatgtattatcgaaattattttccagattataaatatcatcgagattagttgtataaaaaaaatacttcagATAAAAGTCAGAAAAGTTtagagaaatatacatatattttttcgaacatttgaaaattatctCTGTTTTAAGTcagatcatatattttatacgaaagaaaaaaaaaaaatacatattttaaataacgacAGTATTCGATTATGTAAACTAGAAAAGTTCTATATATTCCTAATATTCTtctaatctaaattttcttacaGGTAATAGTGCCAAAAAGGGCGGCTCTGTTGTTTGATCAGCTGATGGTTGCTCTACAAAAGGTCGTCGATAATCAGGGAAAAGGTGTAATTGGAAGTAGAGGCATAAGCAAATCGTCGGCTCCACATTTTATAGCCAACTCGGAAATTCCTGGGACGGATGATCAAACGGTAGCGAAATTTTCggtattaacatttaaatgatcctatttgataaaagattcttatatctagatttatattttctataaaattttttatctaatatatttattgctgcaaaaacagtattatatattttcagcattaagaaaattaattttcaatacaataaaaaagtttaatcatgtcaaatataaaaccttcaccaataattttttaatttaatttctttacaaaaagtttaattgactcatatgaaaatttaatggtatagacaaatttttttaatagcagtatttcttataatacgCGCATGTCCTTAATAATCTTCCTCATTTCTAGATGGATTTGCAACGACGCGGACAAGCCAAAGGTCAAGTTTATTGGCGCTGTTACTTCAATGCTGTTACGTGCTTCAAGAGGAAGTGATAATGACCACGCCGCCGTCAGTTCTCCTTAATTCCGAAGACCGAAAAAGAGTGCGCcgttttatatcattttctcGACTTAGCTGCAGCAACACGACAACGAGATTGTAGCAGTGCTTTTGCTGGCCAAAGTGTCAAGTAATTAAGTGAAGATCAAGAACATACAGTAGCACATAGATTCGCGCAGTTATTCGTATTTGTCGAATGTCGAGTCAACGATTCTCTTCTTCCGGCGCGCCAAATATCTTTGTCCTTCTTCTTCCAGCGATTATCGCCCTCCCGTCTTCTCTATCGCGAATCATACACGTAGGGAAAaattacctatatatatatatatatttacttcttCTCTAgcttatattaaagtaaatgaaTGAAGGCCTATATCCCCATTAATGACCCTCTTCAAgcatatcaattaaaatgaaatagttGGGTATAAATCTCATGCAGGTTCTTTGGTTTCTGCTTTGTACTAatgaattaatcttttttttagatgGCTCCTTAATTCCTATATCTTACtaatttctgtttttaatgttactcaagaagaaaaaatatacgattttcataatattgttttatttgctGATGTAAAACggattttatgaattttaaagatcgaaatagataaattttcgcttttttttctACGATTGTGTAACGCTACAAAATTGAAACGCaatgaagaatattatttattatgccgaaaaaaatatatatatataaaacaagagATATCATTACTAACATAAATCCCATAAAAGTTCAAAtgctgcaaaaataatattaatagaataatattaataacgttatatattaaaattttctttttttttaatactattgtACAATCTGTACAATTATCTGAATCTTTTTATGATATTCCtatttaaatactaaattaaaatactctttcatatattcattattattataatcatctaaacaaaattttattcaaatatattaaataatccgcatgaaaaagaatatttaaaggtttatttaaattgttattcatatatatatatgtatataatattatcaacattaatatatttaaaaaaaattatttagagatataaaactctatatataatatattaaactgaACCATTATTTTcgctaatttttctttttaaaaaaatataaaattgtttggcataaatgttgataaaattctctagtaattctttctatttatatatacactttaaaaaaaaaagcatttcaaataaaatatgagaaacgcaatgcaaaaaatatgctAGAagattagtaaaatattaaaaatgttttttattctatGTTTTTTTGATTGTTACATTCATTCAATTTTATCGCGTTTGATAACCTTTCAaggcaaaatattaattcacaaTGCTTAGTATGAGGAAACATATCCACCGCGACAGCCTTTATCGGTACGAAGGGTTCACCAAGATATTGTTTTGAACTAGGTCGTGCTAAGTCAACTACATTTCTCATGGCAGCACGAGGATCGCACGATATGTACACCAATCTACTCAACTTTTTTGCTTTTCGCAGTGCCAATAAAGCCTTTTgatctagaaaaaaaatcaacatgCAGGTAAGCTCTCTCTAACATTTCTCTATAACATTGCgagatattgtaaattttattaatttttaatgatataaatgtataacttACGTAAGCCAGCTCGTGGTGGATCCACGATGGCAGTGATATTGGATTTTGTCACCCTTTGAATTACAGGCGATAAAATGTCCTCCGCTTTTCCAACAAAAAATTCACAATTGGTAATACCATTCTTGATCACATTTTCTTTCGCATCCTTTATAGCATCGGGAATAATTTCTATGCCTAATACTTCGCCACAATGCTACAACACGAACACTATGTTTATgatgtatgtgcgtgtgtgtgtatgaacatattcagaaaattatgtaattataattaatacctTTGAAAAGCAGAGACCTATGGTTCCAGTGCCACAACATACATCAAGTAGTGCCATATCCATTGTTGGTTCAGCAAGCTCAATCGCTGCTTTGTACAGAACTTCCGCTCCTGATGGATTGACTTGAAAAAATGCCTGAGGCGAAACTCGGAATTTCAATCCGAGTAGCGTTTCTTCTATGTATTCTGTACCACTAACATGATGTAAGGTGTCACTACTTTCACTGCCTACATTTCTGCAAATTGAAATATTgcgcaaataaatatatatattgctactttggttcatataatattgtacttaCTTTCTGCTCATCGTTTGAAAATACAACGAAGTAACGTTAGCGTCAGCACCTTTTCCACTTTCAAAGAATGTACGTAACTGCAATTTTAACTTCTCCAATTCGTCGCTACTTAAATCTTGAGGATGCATTCCTACTATCAACATCAAATGATTGGCACGAGTAGTTCGAACAGTAACTTGTCTCCAGTATCCACTATGGCAAACTGGATTAAAAGGTTCAAAATTTGATTCATGTATAAATGTTTCCAGTatctaaaagtataaatatatgtgtaaagtaGGAATGTTAGAGCTTAAGCCAATAGGGCTTCCaacatctgaaaaaaaatcgatgatTGAAATTTACCTTTACAGCAGTTTTCATACTTTTAGGAATATGACAAAGATCATCAATAGGTGCAACTGCTGTAGAACCTGAAGCGTAACTTGATAATCTAAATCCAATCACAATTTTGTTTTGCTCACTATTTTTACCtgtattgtaaaaagaaattgaatgtaacaaaaatcttcatatttatataatatcaattccatatgaaaatgtaataacaataattaccAATTGTAAATTCGCATTTATTTCTGTATGCTTCAGTAATATCTGCTGAAAGTATGTTCTGCAGTTTACAAGGCAATccatcatataattttttttgtgaattcACCCATTCTATCATTTCTTTACTTTCTTTAATCATTTGCTGGCCAATTTTTATCAGAATAGATCTCATTTCCTTTTGCTTGAGttctaactaaaaaaaataaaaataaaaaaaaatatatatatatatatgtagcagagacttaatattttgcaaataaaaattgaaataaaattctttacttGACTTAAATATGGCATGTTCCACAAAGGAgtagtaataaatttgattctaTCCATAGGAGAGCAATTTAGATCTTCAACATCAGTTCTCAAACGTTTATTGCTAGACTCTTcttctaattttcttttcacaaaTGGATCTGGAGCTGGTTTAGCTacctgttgaaaaaaaaattaattataattaaaacaatataacagtataacattatttaagtTTGAACAAAGAAACAGTACTAATGAAAAACGAAGAAATACCTGTGCAGTGAGTTTACTATTTTTCCATGAAATTCCATTTATAGTAGTTATTGCTCGTTGACGACACTCCTCATTTCTAAAACATACATAGAGCCAGCCACTGCCCTTTCTGGGTGGCTTTACCTTGCATGATTGTAAGTCCAGCTTTTCATTTAGATAATTCTTGAATTCCCTGATTCCATAATATTTGGGTAAACCGCGTACTTCTATTTTGTACTTTTCAGATGTGAAGTCATCTCTTTTAAGATATGCATATGGATCCTTTTCATTCTCCATATTAGTTGTCAATGTTTCCGCAATACTTGCGTCggtcattttatatatatattttttttaaattaaaattacaattgttatatgttaaaatagttaaaatttcatttgtctcataaaatataattgaaactaATTTACTtaacttttttcaaaagtttttgtatttataaatattttattttaattttaatatataaatatgaggaaatataaaatataattgataaattaaatgcaattgGTTGTTAACCAATGAACAAAActgattagaaaaaatatgtaatttttgctTTGAGGATGCTTTCCTTTCAAGTATAGAGAATTatctatcatatatatatctaaagattcaattaaatatcctATATTTTATACTGCCTTCtcgaaaatgtatttatatataattattagcgATTGCATTATACACTTATGCACTATATCCTTTATGAACTCGTGCACCCATGATCCATGATGTATCCCTCCATGTTTTAGAAAGTAAAGGTACATCCTCATGAACAACAACTGCGCGATTATATTCAAGGCAGCGATTTTTTCCCTaggaaatgaaatataaaaatttacacataaaatatactagATGATACAAGTAAAACACTAGACGTTTTTCAATATtggaataaataatgtttttttgatTATACAATACTGGATTTAAAAACAACTTGGgtttttccatttaaaatttaaataacaataatataaatttaaaacttacataaaaatataaaaaaagaaaaaagtaagtggCCAAAAGAAAcgttaatacatatatatacatattataaatataatctttatttaattattatttctaatgtgtataaaattttaaatgtactctctctctatctctctctctttctctctctcatctattatttcgtttttatatttttatttagtctcTTTTCGTtggttttcaatttttcatttcagacctctctttttatttttaaattggtgTCGggcgaataaataatattttatttgattttctaTACCGCTTTcacattatgtatgtattcGGGTGTCTGCGttcataatatcaaatatcgatatttcacgatttatttaacgaatttataatacaatatttataaattataatatttttttgacgctaataaatattataatattcaaccTCTAAATACATCTCTCAATCAATAATcaacgatttaaaaatattcaattttcaattacagAGTATCATGCGTGAGTTTACGAAGGATTATAATAAAGGAGGAAGGTGCTTGAAGATTCGAGCAAGATCGCGCTTCGTGGACGATCCGACGATCGCGTGCAATGAGAATCGACCACGTAGGAAGGAATGTTCGCAGCGCCGCGGTTGGCAGTACTGCGGCTCAATGTCACGCGGCTCAAGGTAAACTATCGATGACGTCAGTGTACGTCACTTAACAAGTGGGAGTGGATGGGAGTTAGATGTCGGCAGCCGCGGTGGCCCTCGCGAATCGCGCACGGTATCTGTGGAAGCTCGCTGTGCCGCTGCTACGACGCGACGATAATGCCGCGCGTTTCTTAGCGATATGTAGTGCCGAGTGCGTGAACGCAGTAGTGGCGTCGACCGACTCGTCGCACGTGTTTCGCCGTGCATGGAAAATCACCGAAATCCATTCGCGCATGCCCGACCGCCGATGACGTCACGAAAATCGTGCTTTTGATCAAACGAGCGTTTCTCGGTGTGTTTCTTCTTCCCTTCCTCTCTCACCCTTTaacttctttctctctttctctcgctaaTCTCCGTCTCTCCCATCTGTGCCTTTTCACATTCgcttcttttttccttctctccttcggtctctctctctctctcttctctctatctctctctctctctctcttcccccctttctccctctttccctctcttttttttttactggaCGTACAATAATGTTGCTGTGCAAAATCAAATAATCATCGAGGGACGCCGACGACGAGGAAAATCGTGTGGGAGCGGCTGGAACCGCCGGCGAGAAACTGTGAGTAGCAAATCGTCTTGTGCTTCGCCTGTTTACTTTTTCAAAAGTCATCCGTACAGTCTGTCTGTCCGACATGGCCTTCACTTACGCGCACAcccgcgcgcgcacacgcatGTACACATGTAACCGATACACGCATACATACCCGTAACGTAAGTAGGAGTGTGCTTGCGAGCGCGCAGCCGCCGCCGCGTGCACgcacacgcatgcacgcacgtcATCTCGGTCTCCGATTTCGGTGGACCGAAACCGAGAGAaacgagagggaaagagagaacgaaaaagaatttttcagaCGGGATGTATATCAGGATATGCATCGCGACGCGCGCCTCGCCGCGAGATTTATTGATCCTCTCACTTCTCATCGCGGTGACTTCGGATCGATAGTCAGGAAAAATGAGAAGGCACTCGATGATTTTGCAATTGCATTATGTCGTTTCGAGAAATCATTGAATTCAcgttttattgcaattaaatacCGGTACATCACTGATTTCGCAAAAGAAACGTAAACGCGACTTATGAGCAGAACGGTAGATTCCTCGTATGCGTATGTGACAATTGGATATTAAAGAAATCGGGAGATTTGAACCAGCTAAGTCAGCTCCAATATGAGATCTTttgttgttaatttaaaaattaaaatttagtaaagaACCGTGTGAAAATTCGAGTATAGCTAGTTGCTTTGAGTTATCTATTGCATACTTGTTATGTCAACACATATGATTTATGGACGCGTCGATAATTATCATCGATTCTTACATGCTACTTTTCATTGTCGTTACGCTATAACTGCGTGcacaacaatttaatataaagatcattaatgacatatgtatacaaGAATTGACGTAATTTGACGTAatgctttaatattaaaaaactttttttaaattatttttcaagtcaacatgaaatcaaatataatttatatgaagaCTATGTATAATCGTTAAAATCAGAGCAATGACAGATATGCGTATAACAGTCAAATATCAGTGTAGATTAATTTTACGTGCATCTTTTTTGCATAATAGGGTGCAAACTCTATAATTGATAGATAATTGCACTTCTACAACACGGAATTTTAATCTCATGTTACCAAGCAgtatttaaatcatatattaattatcgattcATAAATGGCGATGCGTAAAATGTTTAACAGCGAATTAATGCGTTAAATGTTTAATAGCGAATCCTTCATATTCATaaagacatatttaattaatagagaaCATATTTTTCGACAGTAAAGTTACATCGTAAATTCGCTCGTTGCAATACTGATAAAGACGTAGTGTCCGAGATATCGAACCCCTATCATGGTGTGGttgttgttaaatattataaaatacgcgATGTGTTATTTTGCTATGCTCCATTTCCTACCGCCATCTGCAACAGGCACCTCGAGTTTTGTCCTTACAAAAAAACCGTGATCGGTAATGCAGAAATCTATGCTCGAATGCACCGATGTCTACATTCTTGTTTCATATTCAATCCGACCTTATTTTGATGCACAAGATTTTGCGCGATTAGATATgcgatttactttataaaaagttaatattaaaattgcaaaaatctatatattagatttaaaaaagatatttatatttatatacaaattcttCGTTTCTATCAATGCGGTTTAAACATAATCGTTGATTAATTTACAGAATGATCAacagcaaaattaaaaaaaaaaaatctattatatgtattatatataataattatatcgttcGAAATTTTGATGATGGTCATTCTGCATTCAATCAAGGATTAATTTTAACCGCGTAGATAAACGAATCTGTATTATTcgtctatattatttttatctatattattaatatcgacaaattataaatacagagCAGACAATGCGCAATTCGGTGCGTTTATATTAGAgttgaatcttttattaatatatattaccgTTCGATCGTTGTAACCTTTTTACGTGTGCGCGTGCTCCGCTACACATTTCTTAAAAAGAGGGAAAATAGGTCAGTAatgaagaatttataattatatatatatatatatatatatatatatatatatatacatatatattatgtataaaattttaatttcttttttaattctgtttCTTCCagactaattaaataataaagaatt includes the following:
- the LOC140667593 gene encoding uncharacterized protein isoform X2, which translates into the protein MGISFILLIVVAMVPIITGNFGQRVMGKRTSAGNDIANVDYPDYSAKYDDYPVIVPKRAALLFDQLMVALQKVVDNQGKGVIGSRGISKSSAPHFIANSEIPGTDDQTMDLQRRGQAKGQVYWRCYFNAVTCFKRK
- the LOC140667593 gene encoding uncharacterized protein isoform X1 — translated: MGISFILLIVVAMVPIITGNFGQRVMGKRTSAGNDIANVDYPDYSAKYDDYPVIVPKRAALLFDQLMVALQKVVDNQGKGVIGSRGISKSSAPHFIANSEIPGTDDQTVAKFSMDLQRRGQAKGQVYWRCYFNAVTCFKRK
- the LOC140667884 gene encoding tRNA (uracil-5-)-methyltransferase homolog A isoform X2, whose translation is MENEKDPYAYLKRDDFTSEKYKIEVRGLPKYYGIREFKNYLNEKLDLQSCKVKPPRKGSGWLYVCFRNEECRQRAITTINGISWKNSKLTAQVAKPAPDPFVKRKLEEESSNKRLRTDVEDLNCSPMDRIKFITTPLWNMPYLSQLELKQKEMRSILIKIGQQMIKESKEMIEWVNSQKKLYDGLPCKLQNILSADITEAYRNKCEFTIGKNSEQNKIVIGFRLSSYASGSTAVAPIDDLCHIPKSMKTAVKILETFIHESNFEPFNPVCHSGYWRQVTVRTTRANHLMLIVGMHPQDLSSDELEKLKLQLRTFFESGKGADANVTSLYFQTMSRKNVGSESSDTLHHVSGTEYIEETLLGLKFRVSPQAFFQVNPSGAEVLYKAAIELAEPTMDMALLDVCCGTGTIGLCFSKHCGEVLGIEIIPDAIKDAKENVIKNGITNCEFFVGKAEDILSPVIQRVTKSNITAIVDPPRAGLHQKALLALRKAKKLSRLVYISCDPRAAMRNVVDLARPSSKQYLGEPFVPIKAVAVDMFPHTKHCELIFCLERLSNAIKLNECNNQKNIE
- the LOC140667884 gene encoding tRNA (uracil-5-)-methyltransferase homolog A isoform X1, yielding MTDASIAETLTTNMENEKDPYAYLKRDDFTSEKYKIEVRGLPKYYGIREFKNYLNEKLDLQSCKVKPPRKGSGWLYVCFRNEECRQRAITTINGISWKNSKLTAQVAKPAPDPFVKRKLEEESSNKRLRTDVEDLNCSPMDRIKFITTPLWNMPYLSQLELKQKEMRSILIKIGQQMIKESKEMIEWVNSQKKLYDGLPCKLQNILSADITEAYRNKCEFTIGKNSEQNKIVIGFRLSSYASGSTAVAPIDDLCHIPKSMKTAVKILETFIHESNFEPFNPVCHSGYWRQVTVRTTRANHLMLIVGMHPQDLSSDELEKLKLQLRTFFESGKGADANVTSLYFQTMSRKNVGSESSDTLHHVSGTEYIEETLLGLKFRVSPQAFFQVNPSGAEVLYKAAIELAEPTMDMALLDVCCGTGTIGLCFSKHCGEVLGIEIIPDAIKDAKENVIKNGITNCEFFVGKAEDILSPVIQRVTKSNITAIVDPPRAGLHQKALLALRKAKKLSRLVYISCDPRAAMRNVVDLARPSSKQYLGEPFVPIKAVAVDMFPHTKHCELIFCLERLSNAIKLNECNNQKNIE